The Etheostoma spectabile isolate EspeVRDwgs_2016 chromosome 9, UIUC_Espe_1.0, whole genome shotgun sequence DNA segment TTCCATTGTAACCCAGCGTACTGATATGAGTATTTTATTTCTGAACTACCTGTTCAGCAGCTGTTGGTATGGTAACTTTTGTTTAATCATAAAATGGGAGGAGTGTTTATGGTTGTGTTAACATCAAAAGGGAGGCACATGACCTGATAAAATCTCTTCCTCCTGTCCAAGTGTTATAAATGGTTGaattaaacaaatttaaagGAGTGGCTCTTTTTTCTTGTGcttatatttttgtattctgtATTTCCTCCTCCAGATCTAAGTCAAGATGTCTGTCAGTAACCACGAAAACAGAAAGTCTCGCTCTAGTTCCGGCTCAATGAATATCCAACTCTTCCATAAGACGTCCCATGCAGACAGCCTGTTGACTCAGCTCAACCTGTTACGCAAACGAAAAATCTTCACAGATGTCATCCTTAAGGCTGGAAATAGATCCTTCCCCTGCCACCGGGCCGTCCTGGCTTCCTGTAGCCGATACTTTGAAGCCATGTTTAGCGGCGGGCTCAGGGAAAGTCGTGACGCCGAAGTTAACTTCAAAGAGTCTCTCCATCCAGAGGTGCTGGAGCTCTTGCTCGACTACGCCTATTCAGCCCGAATCCTCATTAACGAGGAAAATGCGGAGTCGCTCCTGGAAGCCGGCGACATGCTTCAGTTTCACGACATCAGGGACGCAGCAGCAGAGTTTCTAGAAAAGAACCTCCACCAGTCAAACTGTCTGGGGATGATGCTGCTGTCAGACGCCCACCAGTGCCAGAGACTGTATGAGCTGTCGTGGAGGATGTGCCTGGCGAACTTTGCTACTCTCTTCAGGACTGAGGACTTCCTCAGCCTACCCAGAGACAAATTCCAGGAACTAATCCTCAGCGAGGAACTGGAGGTGGAGGATGAGAGCCTGGTGTACGAGGCTGTGATCGACTGGGTCAAGGCCGACATGGAGCACAGGCACAGCGAGCTGCCAGAGCTGCTGCGTTGTGTCCGCCTGGCGCTGCTCCCTGAAACATACCTGCTGAAAAACGTTGCTTCAGAGGAGCTGGTGATGTGCCATAAGGAGGGCCGGGAGATTGTCGAAGATGCCGTACGGTGCAAAATGAGGATCCTCCAGAATGACGGTATTGTAACCGGGTTCTGTGCCCGGCCGAGGAAGGTTAGCCAggccctgctgctgctgggaggACAGACTTTCATGTGCGATAAAGTCTACATGATCGACAACAAGACGAAGGAGATCACCCCCAAAACAGACATCCCCAGCCCCAGGAAAGAATGCAGCGCCTGTGCTATTGGTTGCAAGGTACGTATATGATCTTTACTTAAATATGTGCATTTTATTGCAATGCCATGTAGCAGTAGACAAAATTTAACTTCTCTCCATTTGTCTCAGGTTTACGTTACCGGAGGACGTGGCTCTGAAAACGGGGCTTCCAAAGATGTCTGGGTCTACGACACATTACATGACGAGTGGTCCAAAGCTTCACCCATGCTGGTAGCAAGATTTGGACATGGGTCTGCGGAGCTCGACCACATGCTCTATGTTGTGGGAGGACACACTTCTCTTGCAGGATCTTTCCCTGCATCTCCATCTGTGTCTCTCAAACAGGTCGAACAATACGACCCTCAGACCAATAAATGGACCCTGGTGGCTCCGCTCAGAGAAGGTGTGAGCAACGCTGCCGTAGTTGGGGCAAAAAACAAGCTCTTTGCCTTTGGGGGCACCTGTGTGAACAGAGACAAATACCCCAAGGTGCAGTGCTTTGATCCCTGCCAGAACCGTTGGTCAGTGCCGGCGTCCTGTCCTCAGCTGTGGCGCTACACTGCAGCGGCCGTGGTTGGTAACCATGTTGTGGTGATCGGAGGCGATACTGAATTCTCAGCCAGCTCTGCTTACCGGTTCAACAGTGAGACGTACCAGTGGTCAAAGTTTGGCGACGTGACAGCCAAACGGATCAGCTGCCATGCAGTGGCATCAGGAAACAGACTATATGTTGTTGGCGGGTACTTTGGGGCTCAGAGGTGTAAGACACTAGACTGTTATGATCCATCGTCAGACTCCTGGGACAGTGTGACCAGTGTGCCCTACTCACTCATTCCCACTGCCTTCGTCAGCACATGGAAGTACCTCTCAGCATAGAGAGAGACGCGCTGACTATTTGCAGTTTCTGTGGTGAGTAATTGTAGTTTCCTTAAactgacacaaacaaacaaaatgtaaattatatGTGGTATGTGTAGTGTCCCTTGTCTTGTCAGATGATATATGGGAACTCACtttatggaaataaaaatatctTTAGATAATTCACACAACATATTAACAGCTTAACAGAGGTGAATGTCAGTTTGAACCAGACAAAGACAACTTTTTGGGGTTGCTAGTGGTTACAGTTACACATTATCTAGCTGCTGCAACGGCTGGGTGTTGGACAAACATGGTGGAGCTCTGGTTTAGAGAGCGAGGGGAATGTTAGCGGTGCTGACAATTACAGAGCCAgagcaacaacacaagaccTCTGTCCCTGACAGGAATGAGGTGGAGAGGCAGGGATCAGGTCTGTGCTTGTAGTTACTCTGCAGGGCCGGTCCTGGGTGCTAACCTAAATGCCTAGCATGAGTCAGTACCTCAAAAAATTAGGGGTGGAAGAacaaatcgatacagcatagtattgcaatatttaccGTGGCAATACTGTGTCGACACACAGGCGGCAAGTATTAATCTGttattatatttgtgtttgtcggtttgacaatcccattttgcagcaatgaaATTAAAGTGGTATGAACAAAAGGGggaatgtatctttttagataaaacagatgttcacAGATgtcttttggggacataattcaACAATgggaaaaatttaaagttagaaaaaaggtaataaattgcagtATATCGGAGATTATggtaatatgtttaaaatcgcaataatatcttatcgtgacataagtatctagatgatatcgtatcgtgaggcctctggggattcccacccctacaaaACAGTTAAGTCATAAAAGTAGATGTGAGCAAGAGGAACATAAGGAGCCTTTGGGGAGCTTTAGATAAGAGGCCAAACAAACCTATCAAGgttctcatattatgctttttgacttttccatttcttttattgtgttatatatgttttttgtgcatgttataggtttacaaagcccaaagtccaccccaaagggacttaccatctccaaccgaaaacactgttcacaaactgctccaaacataACTAGCTAGCCTAGTTGCTAGCATGAAACTCCCTCATgctctgcaactgacaagctagcagaacctactgtgcatgtgcgactcccaacaaagatgggacagaagtgagatgcctcactctgtaactaaaacagagagctcagggtgaaaagaggagctgcagcaatgtgcagtacaacaaaactatgatgttttctgaaaattaaaccacataaagctattctggtacaatctccaaatacaattatgagcactttaatatctTATGTATGTGGGTTACAGCGCTTACTGTGACATGATTGAAAAACCTAGTTTTACCTTAAAGTCCTCTGTACACTTATTGATACAAGCGCCTTTTTtcttaataaaattaaaactttaTCCAATTAGCACCTTTCTTAAAGTGTTTTGAAGGAGAAACAGAAAGTCCCTGTAAGTATCTTTTCAGCTCCAAGTAAAAAAGTTGTAATCTTATGAGGAATTCGGGGG contains these protein-coding regions:
- the enc3 gene encoding ectodermal-neural cortex 3; this translates as MSVSNHENRKSRSSSGSMNIQLFHKTSHADSLLTQLNLLRKRKIFTDVILKAGNRSFPCHRAVLASCSRYFEAMFSGGLRESRDAEVNFKESLHPEVLELLLDYAYSARILINEENAESLLEAGDMLQFHDIRDAAAEFLEKNLHQSNCLGMMLLSDAHQCQRLYELSWRMCLANFATLFRTEDFLSLPRDKFQELILSEELEVEDESLVYEAVIDWVKADMEHRHSELPELLRCVRLALLPETYLLKNVASEELVMCHKEGREIVEDAVRCKMRILQNDGIVTGFCARPRKVSQALLLLGGQTFMCDKVYMIDNKTKEITPKTDIPSPRKECSACAIGCKVYVTGGRGSENGASKDVWVYDTLHDEWSKASPMLVARFGHGSAELDHMLYVVGGHTSLAGSFPASPSVSLKQVEQYDPQTNKWTLVAPLREGVSNAAVVGAKNKLFAFGGTCVNRDKYPKVQCFDPCQNRWSVPASCPQLWRYTAAAVVGNHVVVIGGDTEFSASSAYRFNSETYQWSKFGDVTAKRISCHAVASGNRLYVVGGYFGAQRCKTLDCYDPSSDSWDSVTSVPYSLIPTAFVSTWKYLSA